Proteins encoded in a region of the Chondrinema litorale genome:
- a CDS encoding EamA family transporter — translation MNRSYQIPPQLYFVASAIFHYLGPSFAVLLFARVSVDGVAWMRIISAALIFAVWRKPWNTFRQVALKVRYLIIALGITFAFMNYSFYYAIHKLPLGTVAAIEFIGPVLLALIGTKTLRNLFALALTTTGVWFLTDARIEGELEGFFWAFVNSICFIVYIILAHRLASIDTKTKSVDRLGASMIFAAIMITPLGIDGALPALSDAIAIVAGIGVGISSSVIPYVLDQLAMSKLSRATYALFVALLPATAVIIGVIVLKQIPSWVEVVAVASIILGVLIVQDKRQEST, via the coding sequence ATGAACAGGAGTTATCAAATTCCTCCACAATTGTACTTTGTGGCCTCAGCTATTTTTCATTATCTGGGGCCTTCTTTTGCTGTTTTATTATTCGCTAGAGTTTCTGTTGACGGAGTTGCATGGATGAGAATTATTTCTGCGGCACTTATTTTTGCTGTTTGGCGAAAACCTTGGAATACTTTTAGGCAGGTGGCACTAAAAGTTCGGTATCTTATAATTGCTTTGGGAATTACATTTGCCTTTATGAATTACTCCTTTTACTATGCCATTCATAAACTTCCGCTAGGCACTGTAGCTGCTATCGAATTTATAGGTCCAGTGTTGTTAGCATTAATAGGTACAAAAACACTCAGAAACTTATTCGCTTTGGCATTGACCACTACTGGTGTATGGTTTTTAACAGATGCCCGAATCGAAGGCGAACTTGAAGGTTTCTTTTGGGCTTTTGTAAATTCTATTTGCTTTATTGTTTACATTATTTTAGCACATCGACTCGCATCAATAGACACAAAAACCAAATCGGTAGATAGATTGGGTGCCTCTATGATTTTTGCTGCAATAATGATTACTCCATTAGGTATTGATGGTGCACTACCAGCATTATCCGATGCCATAGCTATAGTTGCAGGAATAGGTGTGGGAATTTCCTCTTCTGTTATTCCTTATGTATTAGATCAACTAGCAATGAGTAAACTATCTAGAGCTACATATGCGCTATTCGTAGCTTTATTACCTGCAACTGCCGTAATTATTGGGGTAATTGTGTTAAAACAAATTCCTTCTTGGGTAGAAGTTGTCGCTGTTGCTTCGATTATTTTAGGTGTACTTATAGTTCAAGATAAAAGGCAAGAAAGCACTTAA
- a CDS encoding DinB family protein has product MNAIQIILLNFSEIRRRSIKLWSKIPDEYLNWKPDKDALSIIEMIRHVLEGEHLFHKIIENRGNLGNYQSPWKSLEYSNLKNELEFAEKYHTDFINMISNLKEADLENTRIERKEVGQNKILGDYLNRIAYHESVHTGQMLDYLRTAGVERAKIWD; this is encoded by the coding sequence ATGAATGCTATCCAAATTATCTTATTAAATTTTTCCGAAATCCGTAGGCGTAGTATTAAACTTTGGAGTAAAATACCGGATGAATACCTCAACTGGAAACCTGATAAAGATGCACTATCTATTATTGAAATGATTAGACACGTTTTAGAAGGTGAGCACCTATTCCATAAAATAATAGAAAATCGAGGCAATTTAGGAAACTATCAATCACCTTGGAAAAGTTTAGAATATTCAAACCTCAAAAATGAACTGGAATTTGCCGAAAAATATCATACTGATTTTATCAATATGATTAGTAACTTGAAAGAAGCTGATTTGGAAAATACCAGAATTGAAAGAAAAGAAGTTGGCCAAAACAAAATACTAGGCGATTACCTCAACCGTATTGCATACCATGAATCTGTTCATACTGGACAAATGTTAGATTATTTGAGAACAGCTGGAGTAGAAAGAGCTAAAATTTGGGATTAG
- a CDS encoding metallophosphoesterase family protein, translated as MNQKIAYITDLHVDEQFPKDYSVDAHLNWQIILKDVSEKNISKIIYGGDIGELSSNQWFFNTLKDYDLEVTLGNHDKFSEVKKHYKGAMNLTVPELYYSREEEQYKYIFLDSSTGSISKQQFDWLKKELLASKKILLFIHHPILSINTEADRQFALKGREELKQLLLDSNLEIKIFCGHYHMSDYSIQNNVEQYITPASSVQVVKNDREIIFNGDMFGYRIIDFNSNRVETELVLFSHEKV; from the coding sequence AGATTACAGTGTAGATGCTCATTTAAACTGGCAAATAATTCTGAAAGATGTGTCTGAAAAAAATATTTCAAAAATCATATATGGTGGAGATATTGGGGAATTGAGTTCTAATCAATGGTTTTTTAATACTTTAAAAGATTACGATTTAGAGGTTACACTTGGCAATCATGATAAGTTTTCAGAAGTAAAAAAGCATTATAAAGGTGCAATGAATCTTACTGTTCCAGAACTTTATTATTCAAGAGAAGAAGAACAGTATAAGTATATTTTCTTGGATTCAAGTACTGGAAGCATCAGTAAACAGCAATTTGATTGGTTAAAAAAAGAATTGTTGGCATCTAAAAAAATCCTACTATTTATTCATCATCCTATACTTTCTATCAATACAGAAGCTGATAGGCAATTTGCGCTGAAAGGGAGAGAAGAACTTAAACAGTTATTGCTTGATTCTAATCTAGAAATCAAGATTTTCTGTGGACATTATCACATGTCTGACTATTCTATTCAAAATAATGTTGAGCAATATATCACGCCAGCTAGTTCGGTTCAAGTAGTCAAAAACGATCGGGAAATCATCTTTAATGGAGACATGTTTGGCTATAGAATTATAGATTTTAATTCTAATCGCGTAGAAACAGAACTAGTTTTGTTTAGTCATGAAAAAGTATGA